From Symphalangus syndactylus isolate Jambi chromosome X, NHGRI_mSymSyn1-v2.1_pri, whole genome shotgun sequence, the proteins below share one genomic window:
- the CFP gene encoding properdin, with protein MITEGVQAPHLLLPPLLLLLTLPATGSDPVLCFTQYEESSGKCKGLLGGGVSVKDCCLNTASAYQERSGGLCQPCRSPRWSLWSTWAPCSVTCSEGSQLRYRRCVGWNGQCSEKVALGTLEWQLQACEDQQCCPEMGGWSGWGPWEPCSVTCSKGTRTRKRACNHPAPKCGGHCPGEAQESEDCDTQQVCPTHGAWAAWGSWTPCSGSCHGGPHKPKETRSRTCSAPEPSQKPPGKPCPGLAYEERSCTGLPPCPVAGGWGPWGPVSPCPVTCGLGQTMERRTCDHPVPQHGGRFCAGDATRTHICNTAVPCPVDGEWDSWGEWSPCVRRNMKSISCQEIPGQQSRWRTCRGRKFDGHRCAGQQQDIRHCYSIQHCPLKGSWSEWSTWGLCMPPCGPNPTRARQRLCTPLLPKYPPTVSMVEGQGEKNVTFWGRPLPRCEELQGQKLVVEEKRPCLHVPACKDPEEEKL; from the exons ATGATCACAGAGGGAGTGCAGGCCCCTCACTTGCTGCTGCCGCCGCTGCTCCTGCTGCTCACCCTGCCAGCCACAG GCTCAGACCCCGTGCTCTGCTTCACCCAGTATGAAGAATCCTCCGGCAAGTGCAAGGGCCTCCTGGGGGGTGGTGTCAGCGTGAAAGACTGCTGTCTCAACACTGCCTCTGCCTACCAGGAACGTAGTGGCGGGCTCTGCCAGCCTTGCAG GTCCCCACGATGGTCCCTGTGGTCCACATGGGCCCCCTGTTCGGTGACGTGCTCTGAGGGCTCCCAGCTGCGGTACCGGCGCTGTGTGGGCTGGAACGGGCAGTGCTCTGAGAAGGTGGCACTTGGGACCCTGGAGTGGCAGCTCCAGGCCTGTGAGGACCAGCAGTGCTGTCCCG AGATGGGCGGCTGGTCTGGCTGGGGGCCAtgggagccttgctctgtcacctgctcCAAAGGGACCCGGACCCGCAAGCGAGCCTGTAATCACCCTGCTCCCAAGTGTGGGGGCCACTGCCCAGGAGAGGCACAGGAATCAGAGGACTGTGACACCCAGCAGGTCTGCCCCA cACACGGGGCCTGGGCCGCCTGGGGCTCCTGGACCCCCTGCTCAGGCTCCTGCCACGGTGGACCCCACAAACCTAAGGAGACACGAAGCCGCACGTGTTCTGCACCTGAGCCCTCCCAGAAGCCTCCTGGGAAGCCCTGCCCAGGGCTAGCCTACGAGGAGCGGAGTTGCACCGGTCTGCCACCCTGCCCAG tggctgggggctgggggccttGGGGCCCTGTGAGCCCCTGCCCTGTGACCTGTGGCCTGGGCCAGACCATGGAACGACGGACGTGCGATCACCCTGTGCCCCAGCATGGGGGCCGCTTCTGTGCTGGCGATGCCACCCGGACCCACATCTGCAACACAGCTGTGCCCTGCCCTG TGGATGGAGAGTGGGACTCGTGGGGGGAGTGGAGCCCCTGTGTCCGACGGAACATGAAATCCATCAGCTGTCAAGAAATCCCGGGCCAGCAGTCACGCTGGAGGACCTGCAGGGGCCGCAAGTTTGACGGACATCGATGTGCAGGGCAACAGCAGGATATCCGGCACTGCTACAGCATCCAGCACTGCCCCT TGAAAGGATCATGGTCAGAGTGGAGTACCTGGGGGCTGTGCATGCCCCCCTGTGGACCTAATCCTACCCGTGCCCGCCAGCGCCTCTGCACACCCTTGCTCCCCAAGTACCC GCCCACCGTTTCCATGGTCGAAGGTCAGGGCGAGAAGAACGTGACCTTCTGGGGGAGGCCGCTGCCACGGTGTGAGGAGCTACAAGGGCAGAAGCTGGTGGTGGAGGAGAAACGACCATGTCTACACGTGCCTGCTTGCAAAGACCCTGAGGAAGAGAAACTCTAA
- the ELK1 gene encoding ETS domain-containing protein Elk-1: MDPSVTLWQFLLQLLREQGNGHIISWTSRDGGEFKLVDAEEVARLWGLRKNKTNMNYDKLSRALRYYYDKNIIRKVSGQKFVYKFVSYPEVAGCSTEDCPPQPEVSVTSTMPNVAPTAVHAAPGDTASGKPGTPKGAGMAGPGGLARSSRNEYMRSGLYSTFTIQSLQPQPPPHPRPAVVLPNAAPAGAAAPPSGSRSTSPSPLEACLEAEEAGLPLQVILTPPEAPNLKSEELNVEPGLGRALPPEVKVEGPKEELEVAGERGFVPETTKAEPEVPPQEGVPARLPAVVMDTAGQAGGHAASSPEISQPQKGRKPRDLELPLSPSLLGGPGPERTPGSGSGSGLQAPGPALTPSLLPTHTLTPVLLTPSSLPPSIHFWSTLSPIAPRSPAKLSFQFPSSGSAQVHIPSISVDGLSTPVVLSPGPQKP; encoded by the exons ATGGACCCATCTGTGACGCTGTGGCAGTTTCTGCTGCAGCTGCTGAGAGAGCAAGGCAATGGCCACATCATCTCCTGGACTTCACGGGATGGTGGTGAATTCAAGCTGGTGGATGCAGAGGAGGTGGCCCGGCTGTGGGGGCTACGCAAGAACAAGACCAACATGAATTACGACAAGCTCAGCCGGGCCTTGCGGTACTACTATGACAAG AACATCATCCGCAAGGTGAGCGGCCAGAAGTTCGTCTACAAGTTTGTGTCCTACCCTGAGGTCGCAGGGTGCTCCACTGAAGACTGCCCGCCCCAGCCAGAGGTGTCTGTTACCTCCACCATGCCAAATGTGGCCCCCACTGCTGTACATGCTGCCCCAGGGGACACTGCCTCTGGAAAGCCAGGCACACCCAAGGGTGCAGGAATGGCAGGCCCAGGCGGTTTGGCGCGCAGCAGCCGGAACGAGTACATGCGCTCGGGCCTCTATTCCACCTTCACCATCCAGTCTCTGCAGCCGCAGCCACCCCCTCATCCTCGGCCTGCTGTGGTGCTCCCCAATGCAGCTCCTGCAGGGGCAGCAGCGCCCCCCTCAGGGAGCAGGAGCACCAGTCCAAGCCCCCTGGAGGCCTGCCTGGAGGCTGAAGAGGCCGGCTTGCCTCTGCAA GTCATCCTGACCCCGCCCGAGGCCCCAAACCTGAAATCGGAAGAGCTGAATGTGGAGCCGGGTTTGGGCCGGGCTTTGCCCCCAGAAGTGAAAGTAGAAGGGCCCAAGGAAGAGTTGGAAGTTGCGGGGGAGAGAGGGTTTGTGCCAGAAACCACCAAGGCAGAGCCAGAAGTCCCTCCACAGGAGGGCGTGCCAGCCCGGCTGCCCGCGGTCGTTATGGACACCGCAGGGCAGGCGGGCGGCCACGCGGCTTCCAGCCCTGAGATCTCCCAGCCGCAGAAGGGCCGGAAGCCCCGGGACCTAGAGCTTCCACTCAGCCCGAGCCTGCTAGGTGGGCCGGGACCCGAACGGACCCCAGGATCGGGAAGTGGCTCCGGCCTCCAGGCACCGGGGCCGGCGCTGACCCCGTCCCTGCTTCCTACGCATACATTG ACCCCggtgctgctgacacccagctcGCTGCCTCCCAGCATTCACTTCTGGAGCACCCTGAGTCCCATTGCGCCCCGTAGCCCGGCCAAGCTCTCCTTCCAG TTTCCATCCAGTGGCAGCGCCCAGGTGCACATCCCTTCCATCAGTGTGGATGGCCTCTCGACCCCCGTGGTGCTCTCCCCAGGGCCCCAGAAGCCATga